In Debaryomyces hansenii CBS767 chromosome A complete sequence, a genomic segment contains:
- a CDS encoding DEHA2D01078p (similar to uniprot|P40445 Saccharomyces cerevisiae YIL166c): MGLKLFKGSSDSEKSQQIEVVNKEYELESISSAEKLDHVFQDPIVAEHYSKLYEACDYECKDWFDPEFTWTAEEDKKVVWKNDWYVTFWAFFMFTALDFDRNNISQALSDNMLDDLGLTTNDFNVGKTINLVCFLSAELPSQLISKKIGPDIWIPSQIVLWSVVSMAQAAIKGKAGFYITRGLLGALQGGFICDICLWMSYFYTSKEFPFRLSLFYIANPMTSVWSSLLAFALLKIKTSSIPEGWKWLFLIEGAFTLLVGLISFFKMPASAVQTKTWFRKKGWYTDREEKIVVNRVLRDDPTKGDMNNRQPVSPKELAASLLDYDLWPIYFVRILGDIGATPTSTYMTLTLRKLGFSTFNTNLLTIPFNVLTVITMLAAGYLSEIFKSRALVLASVPVWILACLFPLRYWPGSQINVWGTYAILTILLGACPIWPLSISWCSANSNSVRNRAVSAALVNMFSQSAGIISANIYRADDAPAYHRGNVVLIGCAFGALGACILARYYYIFRNKQKDRAWNALTIEQQEDYVKNTSDQANKRLDFKFVY; this comes from the coding sequence ATGGGattgaaattgttcaagGGATCTTCTGATTCCGAGAAGCTGCAACAAATTGAAGTGGTTAACAAAGAATATGAACTTGAATCGATTAGCTCAGCTGAAAAGCTAGACCATGTGTTTCAAGACCCAATAGTTGCAGAACATTACTCGAAATTATATGAAGCTTGTGATTATGAATGTAAGGATTGGTTTGATCCTGAATTTACTTGGACTGCggaagaagataaaaaagTTGTGTGGAAAAATGACTGGTATGTCACTTTTTGGGCCTTTTTTATGTTTACTGCGTTAGATTTTGATAGGAACAACATATCGCAGGCATTATCGGATAATATGCTAGATGATCTAGGACTTACAACTAATGACTTCAACGTTGGCAAAACAATCAATCTAGTCTGCTTTTTGTCAGCAGAATTACCATCCCAGTTAATctcaaagaaaattggaCCAGATATTTGGATTCCATCGCAGATTGTATTATGGAGTGTTGTTTCTATGGCACAAGCTGCTATTAAAGGTAAGGCTGGTTTCTACATCACTAGGGGTCTTTTAGGAGCTCTCCAAGGAGGTTTCATCTGCGATATTTGCTTATGGATGTCTTACTTCTATACATCTAAAGAATTCCCGTTTAGATTGTCTTTGTTTTACATTGCAAATCCTATGACTTCAGTTTGGTCTAGTTTATTAGCATTtgcattattgaaaatcaaaactAGTTCAATTCCTGAGGGTTGGAAATGGTTATTCCTTATTGAAGGTGCATTTACGTTACTTGTTGGCTTAATATCCTTCTTCAAAATGCCAGCTTCAGCCGTTCAAACAAAAACTTGGTTTCGTAAGAAGGGTTGGTACACAGATAGAGAAGAGAAGATAGTCGTCAATAGAGTCTTACGTGATGACCCAACTAAAGGGGATATGAATAACAGACAACCGGTTAGTCCCAAAGAATTGGCTGCAAGCTTATTAGACTATGATTTATGGCCTATATATTTTGTCAGAATATTAGGAGATATTGGTGCAACACCTACTAGTACATACATGACGTTGACATTAAGAAAGTTAGGGTTTTCAACGTTTAATactaatttattaacaatTCCATTCAATGTCCTAACAGTTATCACGATGCTTGCAGCTGGTTATCTATCGGAAATTTTTAAAAGTAGAGCCTTAGTTCTTGCTTCTGTTCCAGTATGGATTCTTGCTTGTTTATTTCCACTAAGATACTGGCCGGGTTCACAAATTAATGTATGGGGAACTTATGCTATTCTTACTATTCTTCTTGGAGCTTGCCCAATATGGCCCTTGTCTATTTCTTGGTGTTCTGCCAACTCGAATTCAGTTAGAAATCGTGCAGTCTCTGCGGCTTTAGTTAATATGTTTCTGCAGTCCGCCGGGATCATCTCGGCAAATATTTATAGAGCAGATGATGCCCCTGCTTATCATAGAGGAAACGTTGTGTTGATTGGATGTGCGTTTGGGGCTCTAGGTGCTTGTATCTTAGCTAGATACTACTATATTTTCCGGAACAAACAAAAAGATAGAGCATGGAATGCACTTACAATTGAGCAACAAGAGGACTATGTTAAAAATACTTCAGACCAAGCCAATAAGCGTCttgattttaaatttgtCTACTAG
- a CDS encoding DEHA2D01100p (weakly similar to uniprot|O74541 Schizosaccharomyces pombe Putative transcriptional activator) codes for MVANTKFNFSFRQSEIQPPKEVKTAVSLFFQFQYPSVFSFIHRESFLYYLLSNDYDNDFVSEDLVFAISALGSRMSENKDLQLKSDYFYDHAKSLVFKSNENLCFTNETSISKLQTLLCLALYDIGRGNLTSGWLLSGLAFRMGFDFGFELDPKEWQILNLDQDNQGRIKKKLHTDYPFQIHNVKSRIYWGCYIADNFVSLVLGRPTTLKLSDTNMPESEDMGDLTNIEEYVYHNPQTNLIQSAYPTIKALAELINLSNYILTSVFEPLINLPQEQLNIEYSKRLKKLHFYNGKLRKWRSELPYALQWNRGNIENSCNDIFLHTHKCYFYIVSLCLNRPFIQLSVTMEEDYEISPISICDNIVDEIDVIVSSLETLKGIDSRAVGILLVFCIIISISTLYIRFSISKDMNEKFAIESKLMKFSSFLDHCSTIWHVAKKPSEIIKKRISNILNDFNAHRDKPIGQSINKVSTTQDTLINVMDHLFNPNGGEIGNSSLLRHDLTSMDWDNFFDFDLNFHDVHNI; via the coding sequence ATGGTTGCTAATACTAAATTCAACTTTAGTTTTAGACAGAGTGAGATACAGCCCCCAAAGGAAGTAAAAACAGCTGTATCGTtgttttttcaatttcagtATCCGTCCgttttttcttttattcATAGAGAATCCTTCCTATATTATCTTTTAAGtaatgattatgataatgatttcgTTTCAGAGGATCTTGTGTTTGCAATTAGTGCCCTAGGTTCTCGAATGagtgaaaataaagatcTACAATTGAAATCAGACTATTTTTATGATCATGCGAAGTCTTTAGTCTTcaaatcaaatgaaaatttgtGTTTTACAAATGAGACTTCAATTTCGAAGTTGCAAACATTATTGTGTTTAGCATTATATGATATTGGTAGAGGGAATTTAACGAGCGGCTGGCTACTTTCTGGACTTGCGTTTCGCATGGGATTTGATTTTGGGTTTGAGTTAGATCCAAAAGAGTGgcaaatattaaatttggatCAAGATAACCAAGGAaggataaagaaaaaattgcatACAGATTAtccttttcaaattcacaATGTGAAAAGTCGTATTTATTGGGGCTGTTACATTGCAGACAATTTTGTAAGTCTAGTACTTGGAAGACCTACAACTCTCAAATTATCTGATACTAATATGCCTGAATCGGAAGATATGGGAGATCTAAcgaatattgaagaatatgtGTATCATAATCCTCAGACAAACTTAATTCAATCTGCTTACCCTACAATTAAAGCATTAGCTGAACTTATCAATCTTTCTAATTATATACTAACATCTGTATTTGAGCCACTCATTAATTTACCACAAgaacaattaaatattgaatattctaAGcgattgaaaaaattacatTTTTATAATGGAAAATTACGTAAATGGAGATCTGAACTACCTTACGCCTTACAATGGAATCGTGgaaatatagaaaattcTTGTAATGATATATTCTTGCATACACATAAGTGTTACTTTTATATTGTTTCCCTATGCTTAAACAGGCCATTTATACAACTTTCTGTTACCATGGAGGAGGATTACGAGATATCACCTATTTCGATTTGTGACAATATCGTTGACGAGATTGATGTCATAGTTTCCAGCTTGGAAACTTTAAAGGGAATTGATAGCAGAGCTGTCGGTATTCTTTTGGTGTtttgcattattatatCCATAAGCACCTTATACATTAGGTTCTCGATACTGAAAGATATGAATGAAAAGTTTGCAATTGAGTCCAAACTAATGAAATTCTCTAGTTTTCTCGATCATTGTTCAACTATTTGGCATGTTGCTAAAAAACCATCTGAAATcatcaagaaaagaatCAGCAATATCTTGAACGATTTTAACGCACATAGGGACAAACCGATAGGTCAATCCATAAATAAGGTGCTGACTACACAGGATACGCTTATTAATGTAATGGACCATTTATTTAATCCGAACGGAGGTGAAATTGGAAATCTGTCTCTTTTACGACATGATTTGACAAGCATGGATTGGGATAACTTTTTCGACTTcgatttaaattttcacGATGTGCATAATATATGA
- a CDS encoding DEHA2D01122p (weakly similar to uniprot|Q899U5 Clostridium tetani Threonine dehydratase biosynthetic), whose protein sequence is MTSKTEPPTLYYNKDAVAWNLCGDRLEEIERDVSNFHETLGGYEPTPLTELPNSHEFGVKKVFIKEESSRFGLPSFKILGASWAIHKVLVSEFSLPSNTTFSTIQQHIRTENLKNTICLVCATDGNHGRAVARVAYLLGIKSEVYVPSNVLPSERAKIKSEGNTNLTEIRGDYDEAVETAYKFSLESKNRYFIQDTSFTNYTNIPQSIVEGYNTLLNEVDSEVLKQTGTKPGLVICGAGVGSFAQAVVTHYRAGFRKNSKTKVMIVEPSLSRCCNKSLTLGEPSRCDEIQTTPTIMDGLNCPTISELAFPILKSGLTYSSIIDDDECHSAVEELDGFGIATGPCGAAPYATLKKYFRELISAGDLNETDSVVLISTEYKRIYNVPSSSRL, encoded by the coding sequence ATGACATCGAAAACTGAACCACCAACTTTATACTACAATAAAGATGCAGTAGCATGGAATTTATGTGGGGATAGATTAGAGGAGATTGAACGGGATGTTTCTAATTTCCATGAAACGTTAGGTGGATATGAACCAACACCTTTAACTGAATTACCAAACAGCCATGAGTTCGGTGTAAAAAAAGTTTTTATTAAGGAAGAATCGTCTAGATTTGGTCTTCCTTCGTTTAAAATATTAGGCGCTTCGTGGGCAATTCATAAAGTACTTGTTTCTGAATTTAGTTTGCCCAGCAATACAACGTTCTCTACTATACAACAGCATATAAGGACAgagaatttaaagaatacGATTTGCTTGGTTTGTGCCACAGATGGCAACCATGGTAGAGCTGTTGCAAGAGTAGCATATTTATTAGGTATCAAATCTGAGGTATATGTTCCTTCCAACGTTTTACCTAGTGAGCGTGCAAAGATAAAGTCAGAAGGTAATACCAATCTTACAGAAATAAGAGGAGATTACGATGAAGCTGTTGAGACAGCATATAAATTTTCACTCGAAAGTAAGAACAGGtattttattcaagataCATCTTTCACGAACTATACTAATATTCCACAGAGCATCGTGGAAGGATATAATACGTTACTAAATGAAGTTGATTCGGAAGTTCTCAAACAAACTGGAACCAAGCCTGGTCTAGTCATATGTGGTGCAGGCGTGGGCTCCTTTGCCCAGGCAGTTGTGACTCATTATAGGGCTGGATTTAGAAAAAACTCTAAAACTAAGGTGATGATTGTTGAGCCATCGCTTTCACGTTGCTGCAATAAGTCTCTTACTTTAGGAGAACCTTCGAGATGCGATGAGATACAAACGACACCAACTATCATGGATGGGCTAAATTGTCCAACAATTTCTGAATTGGcatttccaattttaaAACTGGGCCTTACATACTCGCTGATAATTGACGACGATGAATGTCATTCGGCAGTTGAGGAATTAGATGGGTTTGGTATAGCAACTGGTCCCTGTGGTGCAGCGCCATATGCTACCCTTAAGAAATACTTTAGAGAATTGATTTCTGCTGGTGATTTAAATGAAACCGATTCAGTTGTTCTCATTTCAACTGaatataaaagaatatataatgttCCTAGCTCATCAAgattataa
- a CDS encoding DEHA2D01144p (similar to uniprot|Q96W94 Saccharomyces kluyveri PYD3 Beta-alanine synthase), with amino-acid sequence MSKSLSIVKGRLLNYIHHTAQFGAKGMWGNPPTETGVSRLSLSDLDKAVRDWFITETKALGCNIKVDQVGNIFTIYPGKNTGHPTAIGSHLDTQPTGGRYDGVLGVLAGLEVLKIMKENAYVPNYPIAVVNWTNEEGARFPKSIMGSSLWAGNVTKESVMDLQSVTDQNPVTVAHALKNIGYNGETCASYKANPLHAHFELHIEQGPILEQENKKIGIVTGVQAYDWYKVTVVGNSSHTGTTPLNVRSDALYAASQMIAKCNEVGYKHSGLVSVGIINVEPAVVNVIPNKVTFIYDARHVSDHTLSKMHVELESEFNKIINSASGDSFSKPLGLKMEHLFNSKAVNFHQNCISCIKNASIDLYGNNNVKEIVSGAGHDSCSTSSRCPTSMIFIPSRNGVSHSPEEFSSPESIDNGLNVLLRAVLRYDKSREN; translated from the coding sequence ATGAGTAAATCCTTATCAATTGTCAAAGGCAGacttttaaattatattcacCACACTGCGCAGTTTGGGGCCAAAGGAATGTGGGGAAACCCTCCTACCGAAACTGGTGTTTCTCGTTTATCGTTAAGTGATTTAGACAAAGCAGTTAGAGATTGGTTTATTACTGAAACCAAGGCATTAGGCTGTAATATAAAGGTCGATCAAGTCGGCAATATTTTTACTATTTACCCAGGTAAGAATACCGGACACCCTACAGCTATCGGATCACATTTGGACACTCAGCCAACGGGGGGCAGATACGATGGTGTATTAGGGGTTCTCGCTGGATTAGAAGTGttaaaaattatgaaaGAGAATGCGTATGTTCCAAATTATCCTATTGCAGTGGTTAATTGGACTAACGAAGAAGGTGCAAGATTTCCAAAGTCAATTATGGGTTCTTCGCTTTGGGCAGGAAACGTAACAAAAGAGTCTGTGATGGATTTGCAATCCGTCACAGATCAAAATCCAGTCACGGTTGCACATGCTTTGAAAAACATTGGTTATAATGGCGAAACTTGTGCTTCCTACAAAGCCAATCCCCTTCATGCTCATTTTGAATTACACATTGAGCAAGGCCCTATCTTGGAAcaagaaaacaaaaaaattggCATTGTAACCGGCGTCCAAGCCTATGACTGGTACAAAGTAACAGTCGTAGGGAATTCGTCTCACACGGGTACCACACCATTAAATGTAAGATCAGATGCTTTATATGCCGCATCTCAAATGATAGCAAAGTGCAATGAAGTTGGTTATAAGCATAGTGGATTAGTTAGTGTTGGTATTATTAACGTTGAGCCTGCAGTAGTCAATGTCATTCCGAATAAAGTGACTTTTATTTATGATGCTAGACATGTGTCGGATCATACATTATCTAAAATGCATGTAGAGTTGGAACtggaatttaataaaattatcaatagtGCCAGTGGcgattcattttcaaaaccTTTGGGATTGAAAATGGAacatttatttaattcgaAGGCTGTTAATTTCCACCAAAATTGCATTTCTTGTATTAAAAATGCATCCATTGACTTATATGGTAATAATAACGTTAAGGAAATTGTGAGCGGCGCAGGCCATGATTCTTGTTCAACAAGTTCTAGGTGTCCAACATCTATGATATTCATTCCATCGCGCAATGGTGTTAGTCATAGTCCTGAAGAATTTTCTAGTCCTGAGCTGATCGATAATGGTCTCAACGTATTATTAAGGGCTGTATTGAGGTACGACAAATCTAGAGAAAATTAG
- a CDS encoding DEHA2D01166p (similar to uniprot|Q09707 Schizosaccharomyces pombe SPAC18B11 Putative acetyltransferase C18B11.09c), which produces MTKDTLFKKAAISAEIMKKSLEGNKEYEKMLAGETYNSFDKDLILARTITSEIASEYADIKLTDHDYDIAKHQKSRADYLSKYLFFKNVPDIYIEPPFFVDFGCNINFGVNFYANFNATFLDCAPITFGDNVLLGTNVTFTTAGHATDPKERMDGVEFAYPINIGSNVWFGANSIVLPGVTIGDGVVVGAGSVVTKDITSNCVVVGSPARVIKHLKSREEREIVIKEVDT; this is translated from the coding sequence ATGACTAAAGATACCTTGTTTAAGAAAGCAGCAATATCTGCtgaaattatgaaaaagTCACTCGAAGGCAACAAAGAATACGAAAAAATGCTAGCAGGAGAGACGTACAATTCCTTCGACAAAGATTTGATATTGGCCCGTACGATCACAAGTGAAATTGCAAGTGAATATGCTGATATTAAGTTGACCGATCATGATTATGACATTGCGAAACATCAAAAATCAAGGGCCGATTATTTGTCCAAGTATTTGTTCTTTAAAAATGTGCCTGACATTTACATTGAACCGCcattttttgttgattttggCTGCAATATAAACTTTGGTGTCAATTTTTATGCCAACTTCAACGCAACGTTCCTTGATTGTGCACCAATAACATTTGGTGACAATGTTCTTTTGGGAACTAACGTAACGTTCACTACTGCTGGTCATGCGACCGATCCTAAAGAGAGAATGGATGGGGTTGAATTTGCCTATCCCATTAATATCGGTAGTAATGTGTGGTTCGGTGCAAATTCGATTGTATTGCCAGGTGTTACTATTGGGGACGGTGTGGTGGTTGGTGCTGGCAGTGTGGTAACTAAAGACATTACTAGTAACTGTGTCGTCGTTGGGTCACCTGCGAGAGTGATTAAACACTTGAAGCtgagagaagaaagagaaattgTAATTAAAGAGGTCGATACTTAG
- a CDS encoding DEHA2D01188p (similar to uniprot|P38361 Saccharomyces cerevisiae YBR296c PHO89 Na+-coupled phosphate transport protein), whose protein sequence is MVLTQFNHIFAVAMIFAFLDAWNIGANDVANSFASSISSRSLKYWQAMIIAAICEFLGAVLVGNKVSDTIRNKVVDVAIFEPEPAVLMLTMACALVGSSIWLTIATSIGMPVSTTHSIVGATIGSAIAARGANNIVWGWDGVAQIFASWGIAPVIAGAFASIIFLISKYTVLEIKNPATSLRNGLVLVPILVFICFSILTMLIVWKGAPSLNLDDLSDGALAGSIVGVGAVACLLYMLICFPYMKRKLVHNDWTLKWYHIFIGPVYWFKSTDDIPPMPADHNLTIDYYKGRRHDEQDQDLDTVREEDKFEDIEVNAEKVSSSSIDQTINKDNSGTNCIKFNLEQPDTTLSTKELWKALFKEGPNKWPLLLWLILSHGVTKDIITDQAQSKGALSGNLKDMHSKSKYYDNKIEYLFSLLQAITAGTMSFAHGANDIANATGPLSSVYLIWTTNTTGAKSDVPVWVLCYAAAALVIGLWTFGYRIMSNLGNKLILQSPSRGFAIELGAAITTVMATQLEIPVSTTQCAVGATVFVGLCNFDVRGVNWRMVIWIYAGWIFTLPIAGLIAGLLNAFIIHSPHWGGNYELN, encoded by the coding sequence ATGGTGCTTACTCAGTTCAATCATATCTTTGCTGTTGCAATGatatttgcatttttgGATGCATGGAATATTGGTGCAAACGATGTTGCAAATTCGTTCGCatcttctatttcatctagatctttaaaatattgGCAAGCCATGATAATTGCGGCCATTTGTGAGTTCTTGGGGGCTGTTTTAGTAGGAAATAAAGTTAGTGACACTATTAGAAACAAAGTTGTCGATGTTGCCATTTTCGAACCAGAACCAGCTGTGCTTATGTTAACAATGGCATGTGCCTTAGTTGGTTCTTCAATTTGGTTGACCATTGCTACCTCTATTGGTATGCCTGTTTCTACTACACATTCTATTGTCGGCGCCACTATTGGTTCAGCTATTGCTGCCAGGGGTGCTAATAATATTGTCTGGGGTTGGGATGGTGTTGCACAGATTTTTGCCTCTTGGGGTATTGCACCGGTCATTGCCGGTGCTTTTGCATCTATTATTTTCCTTATTTCCAAGTATACCGTTTTAGAAATTAAAAACCCAGCCACTTCCTTAAGGAATGGTTTAGTTTTAGTTCCTATTTTGGTCTTCATCtgtttttcaattttgacAATGTTGATTGTTTGGAAAGGTGCTCCATCTTTGAACTTAGATGATTTATCGGATGGTGCTCTTGCTGGTTCTATTGTAGGTGTTGGTGCAGTAGCTTGTTTGCTTTATATGCTTATTTGCTTTCCTTACATGAAAAGAAAGTTAGTTCATAATGATTGGACTTTAAAGTGGTACCATATATTTATAGGTCCAGTCTACTGGTTCAAGTCTACTGACGATATTCCTCCAATGCCAGCAGATCACAATTTGACTATTGATTACTATAAAGGTCGCCGTCATGATGAACAAGACCAAGACCTTGATACAGTACGCGAGGAAGACAAGTtcgaagatattgaagttaACGCTGAAAAagtttcatcttcttcgatTGATCAGACAATTAATAAAGACAATAGTGGAACTAATTGtattaaattcaacttAGAACAACCTGATACTACATTGTCTACTAAAGAACTCTGGAAAGCTTTGTTCAAGGAAGGTCCAAATAAGTGGCCATTGTTATTATGGTTAATTTTGTCTCACGGTGTTACTAAGGATATTATTACGGACCAAGCTCAATCTAAAGGCGCTTTATCTGGTAACTTGAAGGATATGCACtccaaatccaaatattaCGATAATaagattgaatatttattttcattgttGCAAGCTATTACTGCCGGAACAATGTCATTTGCCCATGGTGCAAATGACATTGCTAATGCAACTGGTCCATTATCTTCAGTTTACTTAATTTGGACAACTAACACCACCGGTGCGAAATCAGATGTTCCAGTTTGGGTTTTATGTTACGCAGCGGCAGCGTTAGTCATTGGTCTTTGGACATTCGGTTACAGAATTATGAGTAATTTAGGTAATAAGttgattttgcaatcaCCATCCAGAGGTTTTGCGATTGAATTGGGTGCAGCCATTACTACTGTTATGGCCACACAATTAGAGATTCCAGTTTCTACTACTCAGTGTGCTGTTGGTGCTACTGTATTTGTCGGTTTATGTAATTTTGATGTACGTGGTGTTAATTGGAGAATGGTCATTTGGATTTACGCTGGATGGATTTTTACCTTACCAATTGCAGGTTTAATTGCAGGTCTCCTTAATGCCTTCATAATACACTCACCACACTGGGGCGGTAACTACGAgttaaattaa
- a CDS encoding DEHA2D01210p (weakly similar to uniprot|P36172 Saccharomyces cerevisiae YKR105c), producing MSNQSNDIAVKSAGESFGSNNSTDLTEKHLAVRNIRDEEAQAPKEKKFIESDAGDGSRREDQYLHGPKLALCFVAIFLCLFLVALDQTIVATLLTVVGNKFDGFDKIGWLSAGFLLSMAVFAATWGKISIIFGRKITMFIAIILFEAGSLMCALANDMNVLIGGRVLAGVGGGGIQSMVFILISEIVPLEVRPLGMAGLGCTFAVASVLGPLIGGAFTSNVSWRWSFYINLPIGGIAAAFFFWAFNPPKTKGNIREKLKMIDYLGTVLLSAGLVVFLLALTFGAGDQFSWDSAAVICCFVLGGAVLIVFCIWNFKYSKNPIIPPDIVKALGVDASTLMIFGMFGYFMAIVLYVSIYFQVIHGADAWHSGLHLLPIIIPVVLTSISSGILIHKTRFVKPFGLFGAIMGPIGIGLLCLLDVDSSSSRQIGLLIISGISCGFQMQAALISSQISAPKTPGGTILTTTFVNFGRAVGGTIGADLADAVYSAAFQNNFATALSNLNDKSILSELSQINERALVTSTDVIKTLSPGAQHFVKNQVMEAIRNVFYMSLGFSALGLIGCICTTNKRLPKVTGGQMAADEAKEETNEGTTNNNRSSSSLSDKNQDISVDRLNNDNLENVPEQTENRRE from the coding sequence atgtCAAATCAATCTAATGATATAGCAGTTAAGTCTGCTGGAGAGTCGTTTGGTAGTAATAACAGCACTGATCTTACTGAAAAACATCTAGCTGTGAGAAACATTCGCGATGAAGAAGCACAAGCCccaaaagaaaaaaaattcattgaGAGTGATGCTGGTGATGGTAGTAGAAGAGAGGATCAGTATTTACACGGGCCTAAATTGGCATTATGTTTTGTGGCAATCTTCTTGTGTCTTTTTCTTGTGGCATTGGATCAAACTATTGTTGCCACCTTGCTTACAGTTGTTGGGAATAAATTTGATGGGTTTGACAAGATTGGATGGTTATCAGCAGGGTTTCTTTTGTCGATGGCTGTCTTTGCTGCCACATGGggtaaaatttcaattatattcgGAAGAAAGATAACAATGTTTATTGCCATTATTCTCTTCGAAGCTGGTTCCTTAATGTGTGCATTAGCCAACGATATGAATGTGTTAATTGGGGGTAGAGTTCTCGCCGGTGTAGGTGGGGGAGGCATTCAATCGATGgtttttattttgatcaGTGAAATTGTTCCATTAGAAGTTAGACCGCTTGGTATGGCAGGTTTGGGATGCACTTTTGCAGTAGCTAGTGTACTTGGACCCCTTATAGGTGGTGCATTTACTTCGAACGTTTCTTGGAGATGGAGTTTCTATATTAATTTGCCTATTGGTGGAATTGCAGCGGCATTTTTCTTCTGGGCCTTTAACCCTCCAAAGACTAAGGGTAATATAAGAGAAAAGCTTAAAATGATTGATTATTTAGGTACTGTCCTTTTATCGGCAGGCTTAGTTGTTTTCCTTTTAGCTTTGACCTTTGGTGCGGGCGATCAATTTTCTTGGGATTCGGCTGCAGTAATTTGTTGTTTTGTTTTAGGTGGGGCAGTATTAATCGTATTCTGcatttggaatttcaaGTACTCCAAGAACCCAATTATTCCTCCTGATATAGTGAAAGCATTGGGAGTGGATGCATCAACACTTATGATATTCGGGATGTTTGGTTATTTCATGGCAATTGTGTTGTATGTATCGATTTATTTCCAAGTTATTCATGGTGCTGATGCATGGCATTCGGGTCTTCATTTGCTTCCTATTATCATACCCGTGGTGCTTACTTCCATTTCAAGTGGTATACTTATCCACAAAACTAGGTTTGTGAAGCCATTTGGTTTATTCGGTGCAATAATGGGTCCGATTGGGATAGGCCTTCTTTGTTTATTGGATGTTGATTCTTCTAGTTCTAGACAGATTGgtttattgattatttcaGGTATTTCGTGTGGTTTCCAAATGCAAGCTGCATTGATTTCCTCTCAAATATCGGCACCAAAGACACCTGGTGGTACTATTTTGACTACAACATTTGTTAATTTTGGTAGAGCCGTCGGAGGTACAATTGGTGCTGATTTGGCTGATGCAGTTTATTCGGCTgcatttcaaaataattttgccACCGCTTTATCTAATTTAAATGATAAGCTGATTTTGTCTGAATTAAGCCAGATTAATGAAAGAGCATTAGTAACTTCGACAGATGTGATTAAAACATTATCTCCCGGAGCTCAACATTTTGTGAAAAATCAAGTCATGGAAGCCATTAGGAATGTATTTTACATGTCTCTCGGGTTTTCTGCTCTAGGACTTATCGGTTGTATATGTACGACAAATAAAAGGTTACCTAAGGTTACAGGTGGACAGATGGCGGCTGACGaagcaaaagaagaaacaaacgAGGGAACAACGAATAATAACAGAAGTAGTTCTTCATTAAGCGACAAAAATCAGGATATTCTGGTTGATCGTTTGAACAACgataatttagaaaatgTGCCCGAACAAACAGAAAACAGAAGAGAATAA